One Besnoitia besnoiti strain Bb-Ger1 chromosome VIII, whole genome shotgun sequence DNA segment encodes these proteins:
- a CDS encoding hypothetical protein (encoded by transcript BESB_083190) has product MERSKNLRRDASGDEDDKDVFDDDLSAGSESSDEEADVRRDGAAQNGAAPAPDAKAGQRSPGGEEETGGDFSTEQGEVDDGRALSREAENGECDAENNLGEGANGKGGDEHFNRQLRGKSTWQLIKEDPSFVPRGSSYFLHDDRGEGELSGEEPGSEDEVRRGTTRAFADEESEEETRNDDIPRSTQTRVGRSRKLWSPEEREKGDGGKWLHDRFETLLTETEPRGNGGFSRGRGRRFFARSSPPAFDYQRRPFGGGRGGRRARWAPRGGEAPGGDAVDREGEPRDQFGPSGRGVGGAAEFAEDSDRRFGGRRSRGVGRVHRRSSSRWRETERRLADGAHEGVDEGAEKTWVAAKPPAGAGEGDGGQEGTFSTRRGGRGGRRGRRGERPRGTEAPTYVVKGSAETRAASEPEQLPQASAERPRGPRGAVDRPFRGSRGRRGGARTGWAVRADRGLAAAAQVST; this is encoded by the exons ATGGAGCGTTCGAAGAATCTCCGCCGAGACGCctcaggcgacgaggacgacaaGGATGTCTTTGATGATGATCTCTCTGCGG GCAGCGAGtcgagcgacgaagaagccgacGTCCGCAGAGACGGTGCCGCGCagaacggcgccgcgccggcgcctgacGCCAAAGCGGGACAGCGGTCCcctggaggcgaagaggagaccggCGGAGACTTCTCCACGGAGCAGGGCGAAGTTGACGACGggcgcgccctctcgcgtGAAGCGGAGAACGGCGAATGCGACGCGGAGAACAACCTGGGGGAGGGCGCGAACGGGAAGGGAGGAGATGAACACTTCAACAGGCAGCTCCGGGGGAAGTCGACCTGGCAG CTGATTAAGGAAGATCCTTCCTTCGTGCCGCGCGGGAGCTCCTACTTCCTCCACGacgaccgcggcgaaggcgaactcTCCGGAGAGGAGCctggcagcgaagacgaggtcCGCCGCGGCACGACGCGAGCTTTCGCggacgaagaaagcgaagaagaaacgcgcaACGATGACATCCCGCGCAGCACACAAACCAG AGTAGGCAGGTCGCGCAAGCTCTGGAGCCCagaggagcgcgagaagggcgacggaggGAAGTGGCTGCATGATCGTTTCGAGACTCTGCTGACTGAGACCGAGCCGCGCGGAAACGGTGGCTTCTCCCGGGGGCGGGGtcggcgcttcttcgcgcgctcgaGTCCGCCGGCATTCGACTACCAGCGCAGGCCCttcggaggcgggcgcggcgggcgccgagctCGTTGGGCTCCacggggcggcgaggcgccgggcggagacgcggtcgatcgcgagggcgagccgcgagaccAGTTCGGGCCGTCTGGGCGCGGCGtaggaggcgcggcggagttCGCTGAGGACAGCGACAGacgcttcggcggccgccgaagccgcggtGTGGGACGCGTccaccgccgcagcagcagccgttggagggagacagagaggagactggCAGACGGCGCACACGAGGGAGTTGACGAAGGTGCGGAGAAAACCTGGGTCGCGGCGAAACCGCCTGCGGgggcaggcgaaggagacggcggacAAG agggcaCTTTCAGTAcgcgtcgcggaggacgcgggggccggcgaggccgcagaggcgagcgccctcgcggcacagaggcgccgacgtATGTCGTGAAGggctccgcggagacgcgcgcggcgagtgaGCCGGAGCAGCTGCCTCAAGCCAGCGCCGAAAGACCGAgggggccgcgcggcgccgttgATCG gCCCTTTCGAGGAAGCCGaggtcggcgcggaggcgcacggACTGGTTGGGCGGTGCGCGCGGATAGAggcctggcggcggcagcccaAGTGAGCACCTGA
- a CDS encoding putative calcium binding protein precursor (encoded by transcript BESB_083180), with translation MCVSRPAFPRDLDTMASSAPKAGFTPSFSSRGSALGKKTSFALLAAFSCDFLLSLLSSPSASSFSSQASAVSAWSALGAAAAPPKLSGEKLAELMQMDLKDIKERMLALFDMIDANKDNEIDTEEARAWSTKLKNAMHHHQVRMEFQAIDKDNDGRVSLAELEATYVDGQDQKQLEQHKKEVEQRFKAVDKDGDGLLDMTEIMILMDPGKDEVLMSIEVEEILTAQDKDGDRKISLKEFIDTEGASGALSESDKAELQKEFGSYDMNADGFIDEEELKQIIKDPHAHEIRVLLEEFVKDLKDGKVGREQWEKDFEAFAVSMLTDNGEVLRFPEDYKGLDFPFKTIVPKIQETEDKHDEL, from the exons ATGTGCGTTTCCCGCCCGGCTTTCCCCAGGGACCTCGACACCAtggcttcgtctgcgccaaAGGCCGGTTTCACGCCCTCCTTTTCGTCCAGGGGCAGCGCCTTGGGCAAGAAGACCTCGTTCGCCCTTCTCGCGGCTTTCTCCTGCGACTTTCTCCTCAGtctcctttcttcgccgtccgcctcgtctttctcctccCAGGCATCAGCTGTGTCTGCTTGGTCCGCGCTTggtgcggccgccgcgccgcccaagTTGTCGGGAGAGAAGCTCGCGGAGCTGATGCAAATGGATTTGAAGGACATCAAGGAGCGCATGCTCGCCCTCTTCGACATGATCGACGCCAACAAAGACAACGAAATCGACacggaagaagcgagagcaTGGAGCACCAAGCTGAAGAACGCGATGCATCACCACCAGGTGCGCATGGAGTTCCAAGCCATCGACAAAGACAACGACGGCCGGGTCTCCCTCGCCGAACTTGAGGCCACTTACGTCGACGGCCAGGACCAGAAGCAACTGGAGCAACACAAG AAGGAAGTGGAGCAGAGGTTCAAGGCTGTCGAcaaggacggcgacggcctccTGGATATGACTGAAATCATGATTCTCATGGACCCTGGCAAAGATGAAGTCCTCATGAGCATCGAAGTCGAAGAAATCCTCACT GCTCAAGACAAGGACGGAGACAGAAAGATCAGCCTCAAGGAGTTCATCGACACGGAAGGCG cgagcggcgctctcagcgagagcgacaaggcggagctgcagaaggagTTCGGGAGCTACGACATGAACGCTGACGGGTTCATCGATGAGGAGGAGCTGAAGCAA ATTATCAAGGATCCCCACGCACACGAGATCCGCGTGTTGCTCGAGGAGTTTGTGAAGGATTTGAAGGACGGCAAAGTCGGCCGGGAGCAGTGGGAGAAGGACTTTGAGGCCTTCGCTGTCTCGATGTTGACCGACAACGGCGAAGTTCTGCGCTTCCCAGAAGACTACAAGGGCCTGGACTTCCCGTTCAAAACTATCGTCCCAAAGATTCAGGAGACTGAGGACAAACACGACGAGCTCTAG
- a CDS encoding hypothetical protein (encoded by transcript BESB_083170) — translation MRRECAAAAAARSFSSSGSLELHAEAGGGGEGGACKRERVVSSVEERFSSQASPSSLGLRQSHLPPAVLARASRPAPRPTGPPALPGRPARSPLAASTSRMSSGPPSSPSSGSLSASVARNLSEDAAPRSSASRVPPLEALPVPVLPEHACVTSLVYCATRSDHVVGLCDSTKVALQRGHAILAPTFPGPPAVGSDDGEPGLFNPETAAHRRRGRPPKRRKLRRAATAAPHLVADDALAAKHVNSADAAPGDPPVHPAGPPSPASVWASCPVAPRGLLSTSCVPPPPRLVTWGLVERADIHWISLGDAQRFYARALLDFLLSQLHYDANSGPANALPRRKGPQGGAPAASASSSPSTLSAESSLASVAASPGAERQGRSQAVSPASVASPPAPSEPASAAAPPRSYSPPLSCSSPLATSSPSLWRPQQAGSPPELAASASASAELLKEAEALPAAAGSAQPVAESPGSPQTRRPEWRTLRSSNEPFRLSTEARDTS, via the coding sequence ATGAGAAGGgagtgcgccgccgctgccgccgcccggtccttctcttcctctggGAGTTTGGAGctgcacgcggaggcaggcggcggcggggagggcggagcctgcaagcgcgagcgcgtcgtgTCTTCCGTGGAGGAAAGGTTCtcgtcgcaggcgtcgccgtcgtccctCGGTCTGCGGCAGTCTCATCTGCCTcccgccgtcctcgctcgAGCGTCGaggccagcgcctcgcccgacCGGCCCTCCGGCGCTCCCCGGTCGCCCCGCGAGGAgtccgctcgccgcctcgacgtCGCGGATGTCTTCGGGGCCAccctcctctccgtcctccgGCTCTCTGTCCGCGTCCGTGGCTAGGAATCTCTCAGAGGATGCGGCTCCgcgctcgtcggcgtcgcgcgtgccTCCTCTTGAGGCGCTTCCGGTGCCAGTTCTGCCTGAGCACGCCTGCGTGACTTCTCTCGTCTACTGCGCGACTCGCAGCGACCACGTTGTGGGGTTGTGCGACTCCACGAAAgtcgctctgcagcgggGACACGCTATCCTCGCGCCGACGTTCCCAGGCCCCCCCGCCGtgggcagcgacgacggagagccgGGTCTCTTCAACCCcgagacagccgcgcacaggcgacgcggcaggccgccgaagaggcggaagctgagacgcgcagccacggccgcgcctcacctcgtcgcggacgacgccctcgccgccaaACACGTCAActcagcagacgccgcgcccggTGACCCCCCCGTCCACCCCGCAGGTCCCCCTTCTCCCGCCTCCGTCTGGGCCTCGTGCCCAGTCGCTCCGCGCGGTCTGCTATCGACTTCCTGcgttcctccgcctccaagACTCGTCACGTGGGGCCTGGTTGAGCGAGCCGACATTCACTGGATCTCGttgggcgacgcgcagcgattctacgcgcgcgctctcctcgacTTCCTCCTCAGTCAGCTGCACTACGACGCAAACAGCGGGCCTGCGAACGCCCTACCCCGGAGAAAGGGACCTCAGGGGggagcgcctgccgcctccgcgtcctcttctccgtcgaCATTGTCGGCTGagtcctctctcgcgtctgtcgcagcctcgccgggcgcagagaggcagggtCGCTCGCAGGCTGTCTCCCCCGCGTCGGTAGCATCGCCGCCTGCTCCCTCCGAGCCTGCATCTGCGGCTGCTCCCCCCCGCTCTtactcgcctccgctctcttgTTCTTCCCCTCTTGCGACGTCGTCTCCTTCCCTGTGGCGTCCCCAGCAGGCGGGATCGCCTCCTGAGCTCGCGGCGAGTGCCAGCGCGTCTGCTGAGCTGCTcaaagaagcagaggcactgcctgcggcggcgggaagtGCCCAGCCAGTCGCAGAGAGCCCAGGGTCCCCGCAGACTCGGAGGCCGGAATGGCGGACGCTGAGGAGCTCCAACGAGCCTTTTCGCCTTTCGACGGAAGCTCGCGACACGAGCTGA
- a CDS encoding SWI2/SNF2-containing protein (encoded by transcript BESB_083200), producing the protein MSARCVDWKRYMFQGNKNDTPRQQVNGLPRIPRARKLADELLDLGEETKDSAEAGKSEADRAGEGGARYETSAERRRSGVASSSSPRSGPCSGAVERENSAAASASSRKSPQSPRGAPRLPTSASSCRRERERREAAGNASSRHGFTPPEAREAKGDGRQRDVEARRPAGSSRSTLTSFFAKRGSAEAEKASGAVAGKPERGSGSEGRGTEEEAREGAENAKSREEGERGDPCTAPSPGDTPCRPAELSSSSPSKAAASSGGGAKEWSANSSPEDEAHAKPGLWLTSRHPRLYGASSREDAPAVRREKEGSAAVPALASGAVGDDRRREREDGTKEARERKKAKTDPALESSPAFKEGRRGTLRPEGSEASRVPSLGEASSPLSAKKVRGKRRRLIRVHSPQSSDDDAPSRSSGAGSAPKREAEKASSPEQASCQEAATRSGVSVEDSLESAASESEESSDEEDALEALHECLQESAEMTARLVNALGGRDAAGRADISAKIGRGRCNADQSFALPADLDRHTMSAVERLKAYQRCGVHWLVTLHEANRNGILADEMGLGKTAQTCVFLNYLYQSGRLTSPTIIAAPASLLDNWMKELEVWAPFLAPDRVMKYHGKQTERREMAFQFLDAMESDEKILVMVTSLNTLTSKWDMQYLKQIRPLSYLVVDEAHSLKNKESLVYKKLNKVLKCDRRLLLTGSPIQNRTAELRNLLLFLMPAVFEGDSLDLALKAFYRQTRREKAAEHKRQRRLAAAKAESELDGSASGGAEAKTGAAEGEGTSAAAVCKTASAASAEAGGGAAGEGAGAISESSACAASLSPAAASQKSSSLLEVLTSGGFKPTSVQSALASGGDKASTGKAASSRGEKEDGDAAAASQQSAEVECLQRLLSPFILRRLKNEVLGCLPKKKNVVLRCEMLDRQRELYIQEIQTWQSELTRSLEKLTSELTGSSSSTTPCTADPTATAEASVASGGDRETFATAAAGASSEPPEGAAAAACGGAREESASSADQDKPENERAPGADAAVSAEEAAAFAEKGSAEAALAAPAKEEAQAPAAEAAQATETASELEREASATDKKSASEKTDAEKASNEKKEAEKPSVAGGDDATTAATEEGASAPAETADAGAKGPAATLASRKKFVNSLLARLRRICNHPVLMQGAYTDEQLEEVVHHFWLRVDGFKGNPREKVDVEIRKWSDFEIHQAIQQQIFQGDTRLEHLLLSKERLIDSAKMRKMIEIVSELKKKGEKALVFSQYTTYLDVVEACLSEFCPEIRKCRLDGSTAVEERQSLVDDFNADPDLTLFLLSTKAGGQGLNLTAARTVILMDQDWNPQNDRQAEDRVHRLGQTRDVTIYRLCCRGTVEESILKCCQAKLDLDVAFGGNSDLLQAAILQDSLSVLPGGESETEVTEARS; encoded by the exons ATGTCGGCGCGCTGCGTAGACTGGAAGCGCTATATGTTTCAGGGAAACAAGAATGACACGCCGCGGCAACAGGTGAACGGCCTGCCGCGcattcctcgcgcgcgcaagctcgccgacgagctcctcgacctcggagaagagacgaaggactctgcggaggcgggaaAAAGCGAGGCTGATCgagcaggcgagggcggcgccaggTATGAGACCTCCGCCGAGCGAAGGCGCTCTGGGGtagcgtcgtcctcttcgccgcgcagcggcccctgcagcggcgcggttGAGCGAGAGaactccgccgctgcctccgcctcctcgcggaagTCTCCGCAGTCCCCGCGCGGGGCCCCGAGGCTCCcgacttctgcgtcttcctgccgcagagagagagagagaagagaggcagcgggcaATGCTTCTTCTCGGCATGGATTCACGcctccggaggcgcgagaggcgaagggcgacggcCGACAGCGGGACGTCGAGGCCCGCCGTCCGGCGGGGTCGTCTCGCTCGACTCTCACGTCGTTTTTTGCGAAGCGCGGGTCGgccgaagcggagaaggcgtcCGGCGCAGTTGCAGGGAAGCCTGAACGCGGCTCGGGCTCCGAAGGGCGCGgcacggaggaggaggcgcgcgagggggcTGAGAATGCGAAATCGCGAgaagagggggagagaggagatcCGTGCACGGCTCCTTCACCGGGCGACACGCCCTGCAGGCCCGCAGagctctcctcgtcttcccccagcaaagccgcggcgagct ctggggggggggccaAGGAGTGGAGTGCAAACAGCTCGCCTGAGGACGAAGCGCACGCGAAGCCAGGCCTTTGGCTGACCTCCCGCCACCCCCGTCTCTacggcgcgtcttcgcgcgaaGATGCGCCTGCCGTGCGCCGAGAGAAGGAGGGCAGTGCTGCAGTGCCCGCTCTTGCGAGCGGCGCAGTCGGGGAtgaccggcggcgcgagcgcgaagacggcacgaaggaggcgcgcgagaggaagaaagcgaagacaGACCCGGCGCTGgagtcgtcgccggcgttcaaggaggggcggcgagggacgCTGCGGCcagagggcagcgaggcgagtcGAGTGCCATCGCTTGGcgaggcgtcgtcgcctcttaGCGCGAAGAAGGTTAGGGGcaagcgacggcggctgaTTCGCGTGCATTCGCCGCAGTCtagcgacgacgacgcgccgagTCGCTCGTCGGGggcgggctccgcgccgaagcgggaagcggagaaggcctCTTCTCCCGAGCAGGCGTCGTGTCAGGAGGCGGCCACGCGCTCGGGTGTATCGGTGGAGGACTCCTTGGAgtcggcggcgtcggagtccgaagaaagcagcgacgaggaagacgcgctggaggcgctccACGAGTGTCTTCAGGAGAGCGCGGAGATGACGGCGCGGCTGGTGAACGCGCTGGGAGGTCGGGACGCAGCCGGGCGCGCGGATATCTCGGCGAAGATtggtcgcgggcgctgcaaCGCGGACCAGTccttcgcgctgcctgcggaccTGGATCGACACACGATGTCGGCTGTGGAGCGGCTCAAGGCGTATCAACGCTGCGGCGTCCACTGGCTGGTTACTCTGCATGAGGCGAACCGGAATGGGATCCTCGCCGACGAGATGGGGCTTGGGAAGACTGCGCAGACGTGCGTCTTTCTGAACTACCTGTATCAGAGCGGGCGGCTGACGAGTCCGACGATCatcgccgcgccggcctcgctgcttGACAACTGGATGAAGGAACTGGAAGTCTGGGcgcccttcctcgcgccGGACCGCGTGATGAAGTATCACGGCAAACAGACGGAGCGCCGCGAGATGGCGTTCCAGTTCCTCGACGCGATGGAGAGCGACGAAAAGATCCTCGTCATGGTCACCTCGCTCAACACGCTGACCTCCAAGTGGGACATGCAGTACCTCAAGCAAATCCGCCCGCTCTCCTACCTCGTGGTCGACGAAGCGCACTCGCTGAAAAACAAAGAAAGCCTCGTCTACAAAAAACTCAACAAAGTCCTCAAATGTGACCGCAGGCTCCTCCTCACCGG ctCGCCGATTCAAAATCGCACTGCGGAGCTGCGGAATCTCCTCCTTTTCCTCATGCCTGCCGTTTTCGAAGGCGACTCCCTGGATCTCGCCCTGAAGGCCTTCTACCgccagacgcggcgcgagaaggctgCCGAGCAcaagagacagcgacggctTGCTGCGGCGAAAGCGGAGAGTGAGCTCGACGGATCTGCTagcgggggggcggaggcgaaaaccggcgcggcggagggcgaggggacgtccgccgcggcggtctgCAAGacagcctcggcggcgtcg gctgaggcgggaggaggcgcagcgggcgaaggcgccggcgcgatcTCGGAGTCGAGCGCCTGTGCGGCGAGTTTgtcgccagcggccgcgtctcAGAAGAGTTCGAGTCTGCTAGAAGTTTTGACTTCCGGTGGATTCAAGCCCACGTCGGTTCAGAGTGCGCTGgcgagcggaggagacaAGGCTTCTACGGGCAAGGCGGCCTcgagcagaggagagaaggaagatggcgatgcggccgctgcgtcgcagcAATCCGCTGAAGTCGAGTGTCTTCAGCGGCTCTTGTCGCCGTTcattctgcgtcgcctcaaGAACGAAGTCCTCGGCTGCctgccgaagaagaagaacgtCGTGCTGCGCTGCGAGATGCTCGACAGGCAGAGGGAGTTGTATATTCAGGAGATTCAGACATGGCAATCCGAGTTAACCCGTTCTCTCGAGAAACTCACTTCAGAGTTAACgggctcgtcgtcttccacGACGCCCTGCACGGCGGACCCCACCGCGACTGCCGAGGCCAgcgtggcgagcggcggagacagagagacgtttgcgactgctgcggcgggcgcctcctcggagccgccagagggcgcagccgctgcggcatgcggcggcgcgcgcgaggagagcgcttcctccgcagaCCAAGACAAACCTGAAAACGAAcgggcgccgggcgccgacgccgccgtgagcgcggaggaggccgcggcctttGCGGAGAAGggctccgcggaggcagctctcgctgcgcccgcgaaggaggaagcgcaggcgcccgccgctgagGCCGCGCAAGCGACTGAGACAGCGAGCGAGTTGGAGCGCGAGGCAAGCGCGACGGATAAGAAGTCTGCGAGTGAGAAGacggacgcagagaaggcttCAAatgagaagaaagaggcagaaaagCCTTCCGTAGCAGGTGGAGACGATgcgacgacagcggcgacggaggagggcgcgagcgccccGGCGGAGACCGCAGATGCAGGGGCGAAGGGGCCTGCAGCTACGCTGGCGTCGCGAAAGAAATTTGTCaactctctcctcgcccgcctccgacGCATCTGTAACCATCCGGTTCTCATGCAGGGAGCCTACACCGACGAGCAACTCGAG GAAGTTGTTCATCATTTTTGGCTTCGCGTCGACGGATTTAAAGGCAATCCGCGCGAGAAGGTGGACGTGGAGATCCGCAAATGGAGTGACTTTGAAATTCATCAG GCGATCCAGCAGCAGATCTTCCAAGGCGACACACGCCTCGAGCATCTTCTTCTGTCGAAAGAGCGGCTAATCGACAGCGCAAAGATGCG GAAGATGATTGAGATCGTTTCGGAGCTcaagaagaagggcgagaaggcgctggTGTTCAGCCAGTACACCACTTACCTGGACGTCGTGGAGGCGTGTCTCTCTGAGTTCTGTCCCGAGATCCGAAAGTGCCGGCTCGACGGCTCCACTGCTGTCGAGGAGCGACAGAGCCTCGTGGACGACTTCAACGCCGACCCCGACTTgactctctttctcctctccacCAAGGCTGGCGGCCAAGGCCTGAACCTGACGGCAGCCCGAACGGTGATCCTCATGGATCAG GATTGGAATCCGCAGAACGACCGCCAGGCGGAGGACCGCGTGCACCGCTTGGGGCAGACGCGGGACGTGACCATCTACCGgctctgctgcagaggcaccGTGGAGGAATCGATCCTCAAA TGCTGCCAAGCCAAGCTCGACCTGGATGTCGCCTTCGGTGGCAACAGCGACTtgctgcaggccgcgatTCTTCAG GACTCGCTGAGTGTGTTGCCAGGAGGGGAGTCCGAAACTGAAGTcacggaggcgcggagctga
- a CDS encoding hypothetical protein (encoded by transcript BESB_083210), with translation MYVCMYVCMYVCMYVCMYVCMYVCMYVCMYVCMYVCMYVCMYVMYVCMYVCMYVCMYVCMYVCMYVCMYVCMYVCLCMYVCMYVLYVCMYVCMYVCMYVCMYVCMYVCMYVYTGGSLCLGASSLPASSAARQKSSFLQNLARLFATQKEGKLRSVHVHVSARGPAPH, from the exons atgtatgtatgtatgtatgtatgtatgtatgtatgtatgtatgtatgtatgtatgtatgtatgtatgtatgtatgtatgtatgtatgtatgtatgtatgtatgtatgtatgtatgtatgtatgtatgttatgtatgtatgtatgtatgtatgtatgtatgtatgtatgtatgtatgtatgtatgtatgtatgtatgtatgtatgtatgtatgtatgtatgtatgtttatgtatgtatgtatgtatgtatgtattgtatgtatgtatgtatgtatgtatgtatgtatgtatgtatgtatgtatgtatgtatgtatgtatgtatgtatgtatgtatacactGGTGGCAGTCTCTGC CTCGgggcctcttctctcccagcgtcgtccgctgcgcggcagaAATCGTCCTTCCTGCAGAATCTTGCCCGTCTCTTTGCAACGCAGAAAGAAGGCAAGCTTCGAAGCGTCCATGTGCATGTTTCCGCACGCGGACCTGCGCCACACTGA